GTGGTCGGCGTAGCGGGCCGCCAGTCCGAACGTCTTCTTCTCGCCGCCACCACCCAGCAGGATCGGCAGGTCGTCGCGATAGCGCGGCTCGTTGATCGCGTTCTCGACGTGGTACCACTTGCCGGCGAACGTGGGTCGCTTCCCGTGCAGCATCGGGGCGATGATCTGCAGGGCCTCGTCGAGACGCTCGAAGCGCTCGGTGAAGGTGCCGAACTCGAACCCCAGTTGCTGGTGCTCGAGTTCGAACCAGCCCGCACCGATGCCCAGCACCGCGCGGCCGCCGCTGACGACGTCGAGCGTGGAGACGGTCTTGGCGAGCAGCGCCGGGTTGCGGTACGTGTTGCCCGTGACGAGGGCCGACAGCTGGATCGACTCGGTGGCCGTGGCGATTCCGGCGAGTGACGTGTACGACTCGAGCATCGGCTCATCCGGCTCGCCGATACCCGGCAGCTGATAGAAGTGATCCATCACGAAAACGGCGTCGAATCCGGCCGCCTCAGCCTCACGAGCTTGGGTGATGACAGTGGGAAACAGGTCGCGGACGGGAGTCGAATAGCTGAAATTCGGAATCTGGTATCCCAGGCGAATACTCATGCCCTCGACGCTACGCCGGTGCCGGAGATCGGCACGTCGGAATCCGCGGCACCCAGTGGCGTTGTCGCGATTGCCCGACAGCGCCGAACGCTACTCTGTCGCGCAACGACCTTCGCCCTGCGCCGGCACCGTTCGAATCCGCGCCGGGCCACATCATCAGGGGGCAGTCATGGGCTACGCATCGTTCACCAACCGGCGGCGACTGGAAGGCGACCCGGACGTCATCTGGCACGCATTCACCCACCCGGTCGAGACTGCGTTGTACGAGGAGCACAAGACGGAGACCGTGCTCGCGCCCGACTTCGCGATGGCCGCCGGGCACAGCTGGGAGAGCAAGCACGGCGAGGAATGCGACTTCGACGTCGTCCGGTGGACCATCGCCCGGCACGTGCCGAACGAAGTGTTCGAGTTCTCGGGCAAGCAGCGGGGCATCCGGCAGACCGTGGTACTCACCATGGAACCCACGGACGGCGGTCACATCGTGACCGAGACCATCCGCTTCCGCCCGGCACTCGGAGGCAAGCCGGGTGCGCAGCTGCTGTCCTGGCTGCTCCTGGCCACCGGCCTGCTGGGTAAGGTCGGCGACGACCACGGCGAGAACCTCGATCTGCTCGAGGAGCACATCGCAGCCGAGTAGCTCAACTCACGGCCGCGCGCGAACGATCAGCGCCCGCTCAGGGCCCGCTCCGCAGCCGGGAGTGCCCGCTCCCGGTCGCCGGGGACGAGACCGATCCGGGTGCGCCGGTCGAGGAGATCGTCGACGTCGAGTGCGCCCTCGTGGCTGACTGCGAACGCCAGCTCGGCGTGGGTGACGTCGATGCCGTCGGCGATCGGCGTCAGCTCGCCGGCCGCGGCCACCGCTCCGGCCTCGCCGCCGTACCGCGCGACCAGCGACGGCGGCAGGTTCAGCGGCGCCGTCCGCGACGCCCCGACCGCGGGCAGATCGGTCGTCACGCACGAGCGGGCGGTGAGCCCGCCGGCCGCCACCGCCGCGTCGACCGCGTCCTGCGCCATCTTCCGGTAGGTCGTGAGCTTGCCGCCCACGACGCTGACGACACCGTTGGACGAGCGCAGCACCGCGTGGTTGCGCGACAGGTCGGCGGTCTTCCCCTCGCCCGAGTCCAGCAGCGGCCGCAGCCCCGCGAACGTCCCGAGCACGTCGGAGCGCGTGAGCGGCGTCGCGAGCGCGGTGTTGACGGTCTCGAGCAGGAAGTCGATCTCACCGTCCGACGCCGCCGGGACGTCGGGCACGGAGTCGACGGCCTCGTCGGTCAGTCCCAGGTAGACCCGGCCCAGCTGCGCGGGCAACGCGAACACGAAGCGGTTGGTCTCCCCCGGGATCGGCACCGTCAGCGCCGCCGTCGGGTTGCCCAGCAGTTCCGCGGGCAGCACCAGGTGGGTGCCACGGCTGGGCTTGAGCCGGATGTCGGGGTCGACCTGATCGGCCCAGACGCCGGCGGCGTTGACGACCGCGCGGGCGCGGATCGTCATCTCCTCGCCGGTCAGTTCGTCGCGCAACCGTGCCGAGTCACCGGTCACGTCGTAGGCGCCGACGCGGGTCAGAACGGTCGCACCGTGCGCGGCGGCCGTGCGGGCCAGGGCCACGACCAACCGCGCGTCGTCGACGAGCTGACCGTCGTACGCGAGCAGTCCGCCGCGCAGTCCCTCCCGGCGAACCGCGGGCGCGAGCTGGGCGGCCTTCTCGGCCCCGACGCGCCGCGACCGCGGCAGCACCGACGACGGCGTCCGGGCCGTGAGGCGCAGCGCGTCACCCGCCAGGAAACCGGTCCGGACCAGCGTCTTCTCGAACATTCCGACCGACGGGAGCAGCGGCACCAGCTGCGGCAGGGCGCGCACCAGGTGCGGGGCCGTCCGGGTCATGAGGATGCCGCGCTCGACGGCGCTCTCCCTCGCGATCCCGACATTGCCCGACGCCAGGTAGCGCAGCCCGCCGTGAGCGAGCTTGGAGCTCCAGCGACTGGTCCCGAACGCGAGGTCGTGCTTGTCGACGAGAACCGTCCGCAGGCCGCGCGACGCCGCGTCGAGGGCCGTCCCGACACCGGTGACGCCGCCACCGATCACGAGCACGTCGATGGCGCGGTCGTCGCCGAGGGCCGAGAGATCCTGACGGCGGCGGTCCGCGTTGAGCGCCGACTGCGGATTGTCCTGCACTGTTCCTCCTGGAATTGGGTTGGTGGTCAGCGGGGCGCGAGATAGGAGTCGACGGCGATCTCCAGCTCGGCGGTGAGCTCGGTCGCCGGGAGCAGCTCCGCGACCATGGCCGCCGACTGCACGGCCGACTGGGCGATCAGCAGCACCATCGCCGCGATGTGCACGGGTTCACCGGCCCGGATCGATCCGTCGCTCTGCCCGGCCGCGACCGCCCGCGCCACGGCCTCCACGATCGCCCGCTGGCTCGCGCCGAGGCGGTCGACGACGTAGGTCATCAGCAGGTCGGGGTCCGATCGCAGGATCTTCACGAACAGCGGGTGCTCGCGCATCCCGGTCGCGACGTCGACCACCGCCCGCACCACCTGGATTCGTGCCGGCTCGTCGCCGTCCATGTCGGGGATCGCGATGCGGATCTCGCGGGTCAGCAGGTCGGCGACCACGGCCCGGGTGTCGGGCCAGCGCCGGTAGACGGTGGGCCGGCTCACGCCCGCGCGGCGCGCGACCTCGGCGAGCGTCGTGCGCCGCAGCC
This genomic stretch from Prescottella soli harbors:
- a CDS encoding LLM class F420-dependent oxidoreductase; protein product: MSIRLGYQIPNFSYSTPVRDLFPTVITQAREAEAAGFDAVFVMDHFYQLPGIGEPDEPMLESYTSLAGIATATESIQLSALVTGNTYRNPALLAKTVSTLDVVSGGRAVLGIGAGWFELEHQQLGFEFGTFTERFERLDEALQIIAPMLHGKRPTFAGKWYHVENAINEPRYRDDLPILLGGGGEKKTFGLAARYADHLNVIADARELPRKLEALAQRCEEVGRDRSTLETSFLAFVMIDEDGDKARAMQRDFLLSRGIDLSVLSEDERAAATDRHFVGSPDEVAEQIKTRVLDQGIDGIIINLVANGHQPGIVELAGHTLGPLVRS
- a CDS encoding SRPBCC family protein: MGYASFTNRRRLEGDPDVIWHAFTHPVETALYEEHKTETVLAPDFAMAAGHSWESKHGEECDFDVVRWTIARHVPNEVFEFSGKQRGIRQTVVLTMEPTDGGHIVTETIRFRPALGGKPGAQLLSWLLLATGLLGKVGDDHGENLDLLEEHIAAE
- a CDS encoding glycerol-3-phosphate dehydrogenase/oxidase, encoding MQDNPQSALNADRRRQDLSALGDDRAIDVLVIGGGVTGVGTALDAASRGLRTVLVDKHDLAFGTSRWSSKLAHGGLRYLASGNVGIARESAVERGILMTRTAPHLVRALPQLVPLLPSVGMFEKTLVRTGFLAGDALRLTARTPSSVLPRSRRVGAEKAAQLAPAVRREGLRGGLLAYDGQLVDDARLVVALARTAAAHGATVLTRVGAYDVTGDSARLRDELTGEEMTIRARAVVNAAGVWADQVDPDIRLKPSRGTHLVLPAELLGNPTAALTVPIPGETNRFVFALPAQLGRVYLGLTDEAVDSVPDVPAASDGEIDFLLETVNTALATPLTRSDVLGTFAGLRPLLDSGEGKTADLSRNHAVLRSSNGVVSVVGGKLTTYRKMAQDAVDAAVAAGGLTARSCVTTDLPAVGASRTAPLNLPPSLVARYGGEAGAVAAAGELTPIADGIDVTHAELAFAVSHEGALDVDDLLDRRTRIGLVPGDRERALPAAERALSGR
- a CDS encoding TetR/AcrR family transcriptional regulator is translated as MSIRNELSDSLTVDDQILDATRSCVLDFGLRRTTLAEVARRAGVSRPTVYRRWPDTRAVVADLLTREIRIAIPDMDGDEPARIQVVRAVVDVATGMREHPLFVKILRSDPDLLMTYVVDRLGASQRAIVEAVARAVAAGQSDGSIRAGEPVHIAAMVLLIAQSAVQSAAMVAELLPATELTAELEIAVDSYLAPR